In Arthrobacter sp. StoSoilB5, one genomic interval encodes:
- a CDS encoding phosphoenolpyruvate carboxykinase (GTP): MGDLARLPLLEKAPTTHARLLAWVEEVAELTQPDRIHWVDGSEAENKKLTDELVEAGTLKRLNPETFPNSFAAFSDPADVARVEEQTFICSENERDAGFTNNWMAPAEMKQKLRGLFAGSMRGRTMYVIPFVMGHLDAEDPKFGVEITDSAYVVASMRIMARIGTDVLDRITQTDAFFVPALHSLGAPLEPGQADVAWPCNTDKWIVHFPEERSIWSFGSGYGGNALLGKKCYALRIASVMARDEGWLAEHMLILKLTSPEQKTYYISAAFPSACGKTNLALLDPTIKGWKVETLGDDITWMRFGKEGELRAVNPEAGLFGVAPGTGWGTNPNAMRAIAKGNSIFTNVALTDDGGVWWEGMTEETPAHLTDWRGNSWTPDSDAPAAHPNSRFCTPIDQIDMLAEEYFSPEGVELSAILFGGRRKTTIPLVTEARDWSNGIFMGSTLSSETTAAAAGAVGVVRRDPMAMLPFIGYDAGDYLNHWVNLSAKANPERLPKIFLVNWFRRTAEGGFAWPGFGDNARVLKWAIERLEGKADAVETPIGFVPTGESIDLEGLDMTPAEVESAVRVDADEWATELASIEEWFANFGGSLPAALQSELDGLKSRLG; this comes from the coding sequence ATGGGCGATCTGGCGCGACTGCCGCTGCTTGAGAAGGCACCTACTACGCATGCACGCCTGCTGGCCTGGGTTGAGGAAGTTGCCGAGCTGACTCAGCCGGACCGCATCCACTGGGTTGATGGCAGCGAAGCAGAAAACAAGAAGCTGACCGACGAACTGGTCGAGGCCGGCACCCTGAAGAGGCTGAACCCGGAAACATTCCCGAATTCCTTCGCGGCGTTCTCCGACCCCGCCGACGTTGCCCGCGTGGAAGAGCAGACCTTCATCTGCTCCGAGAATGAGCGCGACGCAGGGTTCACGAACAACTGGATGGCTCCGGCCGAGATGAAGCAGAAGCTGCGCGGACTGTTCGCCGGCTCCATGCGCGGCCGCACCATGTACGTCATCCCGTTCGTCATGGGCCACCTGGATGCTGAGGACCCGAAGTTCGGCGTCGAGATCACTGACTCCGCCTACGTCGTTGCCTCCATGCGCATCATGGCCCGCATTGGCACGGACGTCCTGGACCGCATTACCCAGACCGATGCATTCTTTGTTCCGGCCCTCCACTCGCTTGGCGCTCCGCTGGAACCCGGCCAGGCCGACGTCGCGTGGCCGTGCAACACCGACAAATGGATCGTCCACTTCCCCGAAGAGCGTTCCATCTGGTCCTTCGGTTCCGGCTACGGCGGAAACGCGCTGTTGGGCAAGAAGTGCTACGCGCTGCGCATCGCCTCCGTGATGGCCCGCGATGAGGGTTGGCTTGCCGAGCACATGCTCATCCTCAAGCTGACCTCCCCGGAGCAGAAGACCTACTACATCTCCGCTGCCTTCCCCTCGGCTTGCGGCAAGACCAACCTCGCGCTGCTGGACCCCACCATCAAGGGATGGAAAGTCGAAACCCTTGGCGACGACATCACCTGGATGCGTTTCGGCAAGGAAGGCGAGCTCCGCGCCGTCAACCCGGAAGCTGGCCTGTTCGGCGTCGCTCCGGGCACCGGCTGGGGCACCAACCCCAACGCCATGCGCGCCATCGCCAAGGGCAACAGCATCTTCACCAACGTTGCCCTGACCGATGACGGTGGCGTGTGGTGGGAAGGTATGACCGAGGAAACTCCGGCGCACCTGACCGACTGGCGCGGAAACTCCTGGACTCCGGACTCCGACGCCCCCGCCGCGCACCCGAACTCCCGCTTCTGCACGCCGATCGACCAGATCGACATGCTGGCTGAGGAATACTTCAGCCCGGAAGGCGTGGAGCTGTCCGCGATCCTCTTCGGCGGCCGCCGCAAGACCACCATCCCGCTGGTCACCGAGGCCCGCGACTGGTCAAACGGCATCTTCATGGGCTCCACTCTGTCTTCGGAGACCACGGCTGCAGCTGCCGGCGCCGTCGGCGTTGTTCGCCGCGACCCCATGGCCATGCTGCCGTTCATTGGCTACGACGCAGGTGACTACCTGAACCACTGGGTCAACCTGTCCGCCAAGGCAAACCCGGAGCGCTTGCCCAAGATCTTCCTGGTCAACTGGTTCCGTCGCACGGCCGAGGGCGGCTTCGCCTGGCCTGGCTTCGGGGACAACGCCCGTGTGCTCAAGTGGGCAATCGAACGCCTCGAAGGCAAGGCCGACGCCGTGGAAACCCCCATTGGCTTCGTCCCAACCGGCGAGTCGATCGACCTTGAGGGCTTGGACATGACTCCGGCCGAGGTCGAGTCTGCCGTGCGTGTTGACGCCGATGAGTGGGCAACCGAGCTGGCATCCATCGAGGAATGGTTCGCCAACTTCGGCGGATCCCTCCCGGCGGCACTGCAGTCCGAGCTGGATGGACTCAAGTCCCGCCTGGGCTAG